The Vanacampus margaritifer isolate UIUO_Vmar chromosome 16, RoL_Vmar_1.0, whole genome shotgun sequence genome includes the window tataaattttgaataattgaaaacggcacacaaaatagtttcccctttttttttttttaattaacttgcATAGCAAATTAACTATTGATTAACTATAAAATTGTCTTTaccaaaatgtattattttggaTTAGAAAGGGAatttttcttcctccttttttttttaaacgtcctGTCATCATCtgcagtaggggtgtgaattgcctagtgcctttcaattcgtatcacgattcataggtcacgattggattcgataccgattaatcccgatgcgaatctatgaactgatttttgagattttttatttattttatttttactcaaatttagaaaatactaatcagtaaacttgttcatgtacactgtaagatttgtatgaaaatgtatttatttatctgaaaattcaggcttataactgagccactgcatttaacaaacaggacagcactgaaataaaatattaaggcttattttgttccattaatataacattcttccgtgcttaatgtgtgaatactaaccctaagtaaaatgttttgttggatattcccataaaaaattgatgtttaaaaatcgattcggtcgcatatcgaatcgattcgagaattgcgcgctgtaatatcgcgatataatgccggatcgattttttctaacacccctaatctGCAGAGGTTGAAAAAAAGTAGCAATCTTATTTTAATAGTATATGTACATATTATCTCTTCAAATTTAAATGGGAAGTTGACTTTCGATTTTGGTTTCCTTAATTTAAATTGTGACCAAAAAGGGCAAGAAAGCAATTCCTTACTTTGGATACCTCTGTCTCTGTACTGCCTGCTTCTGAATCAGGGTCCTGCATCACAGAAGCACAAAATGGCCTGTTCATTAAGAAGATCACTCAAGGGGGTGTGAGTAAACTCACGTCACGTAAACATGACAGGTACGTTATAGTACATGAGACATCTACTCTCGACTCACATTTGAGCGAGCAGTGTCTTGGCCTGGTCTTGCTTTCGCTTCATTGGCGTAATAGACGCTGCTCGTGTCTAAAGCGAGCGACTCGCTGTCATGCTGTGAATACAAAATGTCCTGCCTGGTTCAGTGATAGAGAGCAAGCTGTCTGGGTGATATATTTGTGGGGATGGGCTTTCCTTCTCTCGGACTAGTGCATTACGTTGCATTGTGCTGTTGTTGTGTTTCAAATGCGTGGTCAATGTAATCGATGTTGATCCTCTCCTAAGTGGACGGTTCATGTTCGGTTCTCTGCCGCCATCTCGCGGTCAAACTAACAAATGCAGCATGAAAACGTTGACCGTTCATGAGGCTTACCTGTCCATGCGTGTCGGTGTATTTGAATTTCATGTTCTTGTAAAATTTTCTTTTGGGGAGCAAATACAGCAGCACCAAGTCACAGACAACCGTAGCCtggaaattgaattgaaaatacTGTATGAGATCTCTTCATTAAAAGCATTTaaggaaagaaaataagaaGAGTCGACACCAACATACCACTCCAAAAATGCCCACGCCGGAGCCTATTGCTGTTAATGTTGGGATGATATCAAATTTTCTGGCCTGTCAATACAAACAAAGAATGTTTAAGATTTAAGGAAGTAAAACATGTATTTTGAGACAAacgtgcatattttagtcatgtgagaggaagcagatttttttttattgttatagaaAACTCATTCCAAAGCCTTTGAGAAATTTAAaggttggtttgtttttatcacTGCATATAATGCCCAGGCCTCGTGTTTTTCACATGATCGAATTGTCAATATTCCATTTATTACCAATCCGTTACAAAATGGTATTCATGACCTTAATATATGGAGTTTTCAGATTGCCCCTGATTCTGACACTTCTGGAAACTGTCGATTTCATGAATACCTGTGGTAAAGGTTAGCATTTCCTATTGAGTTCAGTAGATTGTGAAGGTGTACTTAATGGATTGGTCAGTGTTGTGTTTATACTTACACAATTAGTATATTGACTTACCAGTGATTGCACAATGATATCTATCCTGATGCCAAACACTTTTAGTAAGGTTCTTTTCGGTTCCTTGTCCTCCATATAATGTTTTGCGAACCTGAAACAGTTGCAGAAAGGACATTACatctcatgtaaaaaaaaaaaaaagggcagagTTACATTATTCTCTTTCATTGAACCTGAAGTTGTAGCCGACTGATGCTCTGGCTTTGTCTGTCTCTGCAGGGTTTCCATACAATCCATGAAAGTTGTATGTTGGTTTACAGTATTTCACATCAATATCAAAGTTGCATGTCCAGTCAACCACGATGCCAATGGACCCTCCCTTTTCAAAGTAGCACATCATGAGCGATAGAAACATacaagaaaagcattttgttagcaacataataaataaataaataataaatccgtgtttttgtttgtttgtttgggcacttcgacatggtcaccaggagTGAGGATCGAACTCACAATCTCACAGATGGTAGACGACCAACTGGTGGTCcttaattatccatccattcattttaatttttgttttgaaaataaaaataaaaatgttttgggccTCCTGTTGCGAAATCATTGAAAATCGTAATACCCGTTTTAACCACAGGGTGGCAGACATCGCTCACCAGCGCGTAATTGTGAAGAAGAGCGTGTCGACCGCCACAACGCCGATCTCAAAAGTAcgtaaacaattttatttttcttcacggCGTCAACAGTTCCTTTCACGGGAATTTAGTAAAATTAAGTTCTCCAAAAACATGAATGAATTAAACGCTTAAATGTGTTGCAAACGCTTGTGGCGGTTTAATTCGACAAACTGGTGACATCACACGGGTGAGTGAGCCATCTTGTTATTTTGGGGATTTGAAGAATATTCAGGAAAACCTAACGTTAAAATATCTGAGGTTTTCGTACAAAGAGAGCTCTTTGATTTTGTACACATATTTTGTCCTTACTAGAAAACGCATCTAGTTAGGAAGTGTGCCTTACTTATCACTTAATCGCCCAATCCCTGGTCTAAATGTTATTTCGGTAGATTTGATTGTATTGTTACACatcgcaatattctgtgggtcttgaaaGATAATTCAAAAAATGCTCTGAAACGACTGGCAGTGAGTTAATAGGTTCTGGCTTTAAATGTACAACCCTCCACAaaattttgtgtcattttcttGTCCTTCATATCCAATCCTTCATGTTCAACTCACCTCTTTGGCAATGGTTTCAAAATTAAAACCAGACTCCTTGACAATGTCTCCCAGTCTGAATATGGGACAGAGTGGAGAATCTCTTGTGTTGTGGAGACATGTGCGGATATATTTTTCATCAATGCCCTCGACTAGGTTGTTCCTGCAAACACCACAGCgacatcagaattttttttattgtgttttcctgtaCTGTATGTTCTATTAGAAggccattcatccattttctataccgcctGTTGTAGGGTCACAGAGTGAGCTGAAGCCTGTCCTTCCTGTCTATGGGCGAGAAGGGATTTTAGTCCACGCGGCACAGAAAAGGCGATCATCCGTGTGCAGTTAGCCCAAGAACAATTCTGCCTTtgcaaatgtaaatgttttttgttgattggatgaattatttatttgttcatgtgTTTCATGTAGGCCTCTATTTTGTCACGTCTTGTCTTTGTtaggttttcatttcattcgtTCTCGTCAGACCGGTCCCTTGTATCTGCCagtccctcagccacttgtcttGTTCAGGTCTTCCTCGTTGTCTTCTCAGTTTTATTGTTCCCTATGCTTTCTTTCTACCTTTGTTGGTTCAATGCTTCTGTTTCTGTCGTCACTCCTGATTTCCTGCATCATGTCATTTCCTTTTGTGAATTTTGGTTTGTTTAgttgttaattttgtattttcattcttccatgattgtttatttttttttagatttctccctttttttttttaagatttctcCTACTGCCCAGTCATGCCTCTCtgctttttgttaattttgtattttcattcttCCACGatccttattttatttattttttgtattttttttttttagatttctccTACTGCCCAGTCATGCCTCTCtgctttttgttaattttgtattttcattcttccacgatccttgttttatttttttagatttctcctgctgcccagtCATGCCTCTCtgctttttgttaattttatattttcattctTCCACgatccttgttttatttattttttgtatttttttttagatttctcctgctgcccagtCATGCCTCTCtgctttttgttaattttgtattttcattcttccacgatccttgttttatttattttttgtattttttttttttagatttctccTACTGCCCAGTCATGCCTCTCtgctttttgttaattttgtattttcattcttccacgatccttgttttatttttttagatttctcctgctgcccagtCATGCCTCTCtgctttttgttaattttatattttcattctTCCACgatccttgttttatttattttttgtatttttttttagatttctcctgctgcccagtCATGCCTCTCtgctttttgttaattttgtattttcattcttccacgatccttgttttatttattttttgtatttttttttagatttctcctgctgcccagtCATGCCTCTCtgctttttgttaattttgtattttcattcttccacgatccttgttttatttattttttgtattttttttttttagatttctccTACTGCCCAGTCATGCCTCTCtgctttttgttaattttgtattttcattcttccacgatccttgttttatttttttagatttctcctgctgcccagtCATGCCTCTCtgctttttgttaattttatattttcattctTCCACgatccttgttttatttattttttgtatttttttttagatttctcctgctgcccagtCATGCCTCTCtgctttttgttaattttgtattttcattcttccacgatccttgttttatttattttttgtattttttttttttagatttctccTACTGCCCAGTCATGCCTCTCtgctttttgttaattttgtattttcattcttccacgatccttgttttattttttaattttttaatttttttagatttctcctg containing:
- the p2rx1 gene encoding P2X purinoceptor 1 isoform X6 — protein: MKSQITNALSDFFFEYETPRQVLVRNRRVGVVCRLIQLGVLAYIIGWVFIYEKGYQSTDAAVSSVFTKMKGVGYTNVSGEERVWDVADYVFPPQLPGKHNCSSDVDCEGGTFKRTGHGRLTGVCDNTTKTCEVLAWCPIENDLKIPDPPLLMSAENYTLFIKNSVTFPIFGVTRNNLVEGIDEKYIRTCLHNTRDSPLCPIFRLGDIVKESGFNFETIAKEGGSIGIVVDWTCNFDIDVKYCKPTYNFHGLYGNPAETDKARASVGYNFRFAKHYMEDKEPKRTLLKVFGIRIDIIVQSLARKFDIIPTLTAIGSGVGIFGVATVVCDLVLLYLLPKRKFYKNMKFKYTDTHGQHDSESLALDTSSVYYANEAKARPGQDTARSNDPDSEAGSTETEVSKEKFNVEPVILSTTSANIPMQK
- the p2rx1 gene encoding P2X purinoceptor 1 isoform X1, with the protein product MKSQITNALSDFFFEYETPRQVLVRNRRVGVVCRLIQLGVLAYIIGWVFIYEKGYQSTDAAVSSVFTKMKGVGYTNVSGEERVWDVADYVFPPQGDSSFVVMTNYIITEGQKMGKCPELPGKHNCSSDVDCEGGTFKRTGHGRLTGVCDNTTKTCEVLAWCPIENDLKIPDPPLLMSAENYTLFIKNSVTFPIFGVTRNNLVEGIDEKYIRTCLHNTRDSPLCPIFRLGDIVKESGFNFETIAKEGGSIGIVVDWTCNFDIDVKYCKPTYNFHGLYGNPAETDKARASVGYNFRFAKHYMEDKEPKRTLLKVFGIRIDIIVQSLARKFDIIPTLTAIGSGVGIFGVATVVCDLVLLYLLPKRKFYKNMKFKYTDTHGQHDSESLALDTSSVYYANEAKARPGQDTARSNDPDSEAGSTETEVSKEKFNVEPVILSTTSANIPMQK
- the p2rx1 gene encoding P2X purinoceptor 1 isoform X2; the protein is MKSQITNALSDFFFEYETPRQVLVRNRRVGVVCRLIQLGVLAYIIGWVFIYEKGYQSTDAAVSSVFTKMKGVGYTNVSGEERVWDVADYVFPPQGDSSFVVMTNYIITEGQKMGKCPELPGKHNCSSDVDCEGGTFKRRLTGVCDNTTKTCEVLAWCPIENDLKIPDPPLLMSAENYTLFIKNSVTFPIFGVTRNNLVEGIDEKYIRTCLHNTRDSPLCPIFRLGDIVKESGFNFETIAKEGGSIGIVVDWTCNFDIDVKYCKPTYNFHGLYGNPAETDKARASVGYNFRFAKHYMEDKEPKRTLLKVFGIRIDIIVQSLARKFDIIPTLTAIGSGVGIFGVATVVCDLVLLYLLPKRKFYKNMKFKYTDTHGQHDSESLALDTSSVYYANEAKARPGQDTARSNDPDSEAGSTETEVSKEKFNVEPVILSTTSANIPMQK
- the p2rx1 gene encoding P2X purinoceptor 1 isoform X7, which gives rise to MKSQITNALSDFFFEYETPRQVLVRNRRVGVVCRLIQLGVLAYIIGWVFIYEKGYQSTDAAVSSVFTKMKGVGYTNVSGEERVWDVADYVFPPQLPGKHNCSSDVDCEGGTFKRRLTGVCDNTTKTCEVLAWCPIENDLKIPDPPLLMSAENYTLFIKNSVTFPIFGVTRNNLVEGIDEKYIRTCLHNTRDSPLCPIFRLGDIVKESGFNFETIAKEGGSIGIVVDWTCNFDIDVKYCKPTYNFHGLYGNPAETDKARASVGYNFRFAKHYMEDKEPKRTLLKVFGIRIDIIVQSLARKFDIIPTLTAIGSGVGIFGVATVVCDLVLLYLLPKRKFYKNMKFKYTDTHGQHDSESLALDTSSVYYANEAKARPGQDTARSNDPDSEAGSTETEVSKEKFNVEPVILSTTSANIPMQK
- the p2rx1 gene encoding P2X purinoceptor 1 isoform X3, whose product is MKSQITNALSDFFFEYETPRQVLVRNRRVGVVCRLIQLGVLAYIIGWVFIYEKGYQSTDAAVSSVFTKMKGVGYTNVSGEERVWDVADYVFPPQGDSSFVVMTNYIITEGQKMGKCPELPGKHNCSSDVDCEGGTFKRTGHGRLTGVCDNTTKTCEVLAWCPIENDLKIPDPPLLMSAENYTLFIKNSVTFPIFGVTRNNLVEGIDEKYIRTCLHNTRDSPLCPIFRLGDIVKESGFNFETIAKEGGSIGIVVDWTCNFDIDVKYCKPTYNFHGLYGNPAETDKARASVGYNFRFAKHYMEDKEPKRTLLKVFGIRIDIIVQSLARKFDIIPTLTAIGSGVGIFGVATVVCDLVLLYLLPKRKFYKNMKFKYTDTHGQHDSESLALDTSSVYYANEAKARPGQDTARSNDPDSEAGSTETEVSKK
- the p2rx1 gene encoding P2X purinoceptor 1 isoform X5, whose protein sequence is MKSQITNALSDFFFEYETPRQVLVRNRRVGVVCRLIQLGVLAYIIGWVFIYEKGYQSTDAAVSSVFTKMKGVGYTNVSGEERVWDVADYVFPPQGDSSFVVMTNYIITEGQKMGKCPELPGKHNCSSDVDCEGGTFKRTGHGRLTGVCDNTTKTCEVLAWCPIENDLKIPDPPLLMSAENYTLFIKNSVTFPIFGVTRNNLVEGIDEKYIRTCLHNTRDSPLCPIFRLGDIVKESGFNFETIAKEGGSIGIVVDWTCNFDIDVKYCKPTYNFHGLYGNPAETDKARASVGYNFRFAKHYMEDKEPKRTLLKVFGIRIDIIVQSLARKFDIIPTLTAIGSGVGIFGVATVVCDLVLLYLLPKRKFYKNMKFKYTDTHGQHDSESLALDTSSVYYANEAKARPGQDTARSNDPDSEAGSTETEK